A window from Phaeocystidibacter marisrubri encodes these proteins:
- a CDS encoding DNA alkylation repair protein — protein MVVDELLVALEALSIPKRKEHNPKFFKAGKGEYAEGDKFIGNKVPDMRTVAKDFAPKMTDAGFVQGLHSEWHELRLTVLFMMIIQYKKAKKDPVRREEIIQIYLNNLEGVNNWDLVDSSAPYLLGDWLMDKDRQLLRDFATSGNLWKQRIAMVTTYWFIKKGEYNDTLELAEILLFHKHDLIHKAVGWMLREMGNKNEDLLRQFLKHHAHHMPRTALRYSIEKLDAEERQHWMTAKDRV, from the coding sequence ATGGTTGTAGATGAGCTACTGGTTGCTCTTGAAGCACTCTCAATTCCCAAGCGGAAAGAGCACAATCCCAAGTTCTTTAAAGCGGGCAAAGGAGAGTACGCCGAGGGCGATAAATTCATCGGAAACAAGGTGCCCGATATGCGAACCGTTGCCAAGGATTTTGCTCCCAAGATGACCGATGCAGGCTTTGTACAAGGCCTGCATTCCGAATGGCATGAGCTGCGCCTCACCGTGCTGTTCATGATGATTATCCAGTACAAAAAAGCCAAGAAAGACCCCGTTCGCAGAGAGGAGATCATTCAGATCTACTTGAATAACTTAGAGGGAGTGAACAACTGGGATTTAGTGGATTCTTCGGCTCCTTATTTGTTGGGAGATTGGTTGATGGATAAAGACCGTCAATTGCTGCGAGATTTTGCCACTTCGGGGAATCTTTGGAAACAACGGATCGCTATGGTGACGACTTACTGGTTCATCAAGAAAGGGGAGTACAATGACACTCTAGAGTTGGCGGAAATCCTGCTTTTCCACAAGCACGATCTCATTCACAAAGCGGTAGGGTGGATGTTGCGCGAAATGGGGAATAAGAATGAAGATTTACTCAGGCAATTTTTGAAGCATCACGCCCATCACATGCCAAGAACAGCACTTCGGTATTCCATAGAGAAATTGGATGCCGAAGAAAGGCAACATTGGATGACGGCCAAGGATAGAGTTTGA
- a CDS encoding aldehyde dehydrogenase family protein, whose amino-acid sequence MDLKDISAQQTAYYKTRVTRPISFRKEQLRLLKQAIQKHESEITDALHRDFKKPAWEGWVSEIGVVYAEIDHTLSHLKKWAKPERVRTPLALLPSSSRVYKEPVGRSFIIAPWNYPFQLVMAPLIASLAAGNTALIKPSELTPATSAIIKKVLASVFSQEYVAVVQGSGEEVVPRVMEEYVPQHVFFTGSPTVGKIIAKQAAERLIPCVLELGGKSPVIIDGSVNMRVTVRRVLFAKFVNAGQTCIAPDYAIVHKSAVDSFLKIFKEELQRSYGDNPLESDDFAAIIHERAFDRQLKLMEGANIEWGGKSDRTSLRIEPTLVTKTSMSSALMQEEIFGPILPILTYDKEEEVYDIVQENPDPLALYVFTSNRRFAKRIIRDIPFGGGCVNNALLHIANTHLPFGGIRNSGLGSYHSSKGFEAFSHSKSMLLSSTWFDPKFKYAPYSNWSLKIIKKLL is encoded by the coding sequence ATGGATCTCAAGGACATCAGCGCCCAGCAAACCGCGTATTACAAAACTCGGGTCACCCGCCCCATTTCCTTCAGGAAAGAACAACTGCGATTGCTAAAACAGGCTATCCAGAAACATGAATCTGAGATTACGGATGCACTTCACCGCGATTTTAAGAAGCCAGCTTGGGAAGGATGGGTTTCGGAAATTGGAGTGGTGTATGCAGAAATTGACCACACCCTTTCCCATTTAAAGAAATGGGCCAAACCAGAACGCGTTAGAACGCCCTTAGCGCTATTGCCCTCTTCAAGTAGGGTGTATAAAGAGCCCGTTGGGAGGAGTTTCATCATTGCTCCCTGGAACTACCCTTTTCAATTGGTTATGGCTCCCTTGATAGCATCCCTTGCTGCTGGGAATACGGCTCTCATCAAACCTTCAGAACTGACGCCAGCAACATCGGCTATTATAAAGAAAGTTTTAGCCAGTGTTTTCTCTCAGGAATATGTAGCTGTGGTACAGGGAAGTGGAGAAGAGGTTGTTCCCCGAGTGATGGAAGAGTATGTGCCTCAACATGTGTTCTTCACAGGATCACCAACGGTGGGGAAGATTATCGCGAAGCAAGCAGCCGAACGCCTCATTCCTTGCGTACTTGAATTGGGAGGGAAGAGTCCGGTGATTATTGACGGTTCCGTAAATATGCGGGTGACTGTTCGCCGAGTTCTGTTCGCTAAATTTGTGAATGCTGGACAGACGTGTATTGCACCGGATTACGCCATTGTTCACAAGAGTGCCGTTGACTCCTTTTTAAAAATATTTAAAGAGGAGCTCCAGCGCAGTTATGGCGACAATCCTTTGGAGTCTGATGACTTCGCCGCTATCATTCATGAGCGTGCCTTTGATCGCCAGTTAAAGCTGATGGAGGGAGCGAATATCGAATGGGGAGGTAAAAGTGATAGAACGTCTTTGAGAATAGAACCAACACTGGTGACCAAGACGAGTATGTCCTCTGCTCTGATGCAGGAGGAAATCTTCGGCCCAATTCTGCCCATACTCACGTATGATAAAGAGGAGGAAGTCTACGATATCGTTCAGGAGAATCCAGACCCGTTGGCTTTATATGTGTTTACTTCCAATCGACGATTTGCAAAGCGAATTATCCGAGATATTCCCTTTGGTGGGGGCTGCGTAAACAACGCTCTACTACACATTGCGAACACTCACTTGCCGTTTGGAGGCATTCGAAACAGCGGGTTAGGGAGTTATCACTCCAGCAAGGGTTTTGAAGCCTTCTCACATTCCAAGTCCATGTTGCTCAGTTCAACTTGGTTTGATCCAAAGTTCAAGTATGCACCGTATTCCAACTGGAGTTTGAAGATTATCAAGAAACTTCTCTAA
- a CDS encoding DUF1853 family protein, translated as MLTLPSHKELKTAIEWIIHSPNLLVLDATWNFPNDFSDGIVSEVLDSELEQISEWLATSKVRLGRLFERLVLAAFEAHSEYEVLERSIDIFEGKRQLTELDFIIRKPDGGILHLEVSVKFYLYISVNGMYQISGSDGKDVIDERLMKFDRQLREGMKYTQEHYPNDRVESRILSKGRLFEERGGKHCEDPLIHPDSERGEWTFDTPDGDEHPFKGRWNWISWPPEPSSETIVRLEGELHAWKEGPKHIIFRRNA; from the coding sequence ATGTTGACGCTCCCCAGCCACAAGGAATTGAAAACCGCCATAGAATGGATTATTCACTCGCCTAATTTACTGGTGTTAGACGCAACATGGAATTTTCCAAACGATTTTTCTGATGGAATTGTTTCAGAGGTGCTCGATTCCGAGTTGGAGCAGATTTCAGAGTGGTTGGCCACGAGTAAAGTTCGCTTAGGTCGACTCTTTGAGCGATTAGTTCTTGCCGCATTTGAAGCCCATTCAGAATACGAAGTATTGGAGCGCAGCATTGATATTTTTGAAGGGAAGCGCCAGTTGACGGAATTGGACTTCATCATTCGAAAGCCAGACGGTGGAATACTTCACCTTGAGGTATCGGTAAAATTCTATCTCTATATCTCTGTAAATGGGATGTATCAAATTTCAGGATCAGACGGGAAGGATGTGATCGATGAGCGCTTGATGAAGTTTGATCGACAATTGCGAGAAGGAATGAAGTATACCCAAGAGCACTATCCAAACGATAGGGTGGAAAGTAGAATTTTGTCGAAAGGCCGACTCTTTGAAGAACGAGGAGGAAAGCATTGTGAAGATCCATTGATTCACCCAGATTCTGAGCGAGGAGAGTGGACATTTGATACACCTGATGGCGACGAGCACCCCTTTAAAGGAAGGTGGAATTGGATCAGTTGGCCACCGGAACCATCTTCAGAAACCATTGTGCGGTTAGAGGGTGAGCTTCATGCTTGGAAAGAGGGACCCAAGCACATCATCTTTAGAAGGAACGCCTAG
- a CDS encoding polyprenyl synthetase family protein, with the protein MASIDHIKKPIASEMAAFEPKFKEAMKSRVALLDRITHYIVRRKGKQLRPMLVFLTANMHGKVNESTYRGASLIELMHTATLVHDDVVDDSNMRRGFFSINALWKNKIAILVGDYLLSKVLLLAVEHEEHQLLQIVSTAVREMSEGELLQIEKARRLDIDESIYFEIIRQKTASLIASCCGVGTASVGADAETVAKMRLFGEWLGIAFQIKDDLFDYEATNKTGKPTGIDIKEQKMTLPLIYALNTATPADKKRVIRIVKKHHNNPKKVAEVIDFVHKSGGIEYAHSRMVEYQNKALEVLESYPESDYKTALLELVAYVIDRKK; encoded by the coding sequence ATGGCCAGCATCGACCACATCAAAAAACCTATCGCCAGTGAAATGGCCGCCTTTGAACCTAAGTTCAAAGAGGCGATGAAGAGTCGTGTTGCTCTACTCGATAGAATCACCCATTACATTGTACGTAGAAAAGGCAAGCAATTGCGTCCCATGCTCGTATTCCTAACAGCGAATATGCACGGGAAAGTAAATGAATCTACCTACCGAGGTGCCAGTTTGATAGAGTTGATGCACACCGCCACCTTGGTACACGACGATGTGGTAGACGACTCCAATATGCGTCGTGGCTTCTTCAGCATCAACGCACTTTGGAAAAATAAAATCGCCATTCTCGTTGGTGATTACTTACTATCAAAAGTATTGCTCCTCGCCGTTGAACATGAAGAGCATCAATTACTGCAGATCGTTTCTACTGCTGTTCGCGAAATGTCTGAAGGCGAATTGCTCCAAATCGAAAAGGCGCGTCGCCTGGACATCGATGAATCAATTTACTTCGAAATCATCCGTCAAAAAACAGCATCGCTCATTGCGTCATGTTGTGGAGTAGGTACTGCCAGTGTTGGAGCCGACGCGGAAACCGTAGCAAAAATGCGCCTATTCGGAGAATGGCTCGGCATCGCTTTCCAAATTAAAGACGACCTATTCGACTACGAAGCGACGAACAAAACGGGTAAACCAACGGGTATCGACATCAAGGAGCAAAAGATGACCTTGCCTTTGATTTACGCCTTGAACACTGCTACTCCTGCCGATAAAAAGCGTGTGATTCGAATTGTGAAGAAACATCACAATAACCCAAAGAAGGTCGCTGAGGTCATCGACTTCGTCCACAAAAGCGGCGGAATTGAATATGCCCACTCCCGAATGGTGGAATATCAAAACAAGGCCCTAGAAGTTCTCGAATCCTACCCCGAATCCGATTACAAAACCGCTCTTCTCGAGTTGGTGGCGTATGTGATTGATAGGAAGAAGTAG
- a CDS encoding SanA/YdcF family protein: MKWRPSKKWLKRIIATLILLIASVFWVDHHVASYSSPFCSSSLSDMPHVHVGVVLGTSPKLSNGQDNFYFKYRIKAATELYFAGVVDRILVSGDNRTVYYNEPVEMQKALIEAGIPKDHIHLDFAGLRTLDSMVRSKEVFGQDSIVVISQAFHNERAIYLARENGIKAWGYNAKDVSAKMGFKTRTREYFARCKMMLDLYILGTDPRHLGEPVEIPAD; encoded by the coding sequence ATGAAATGGCGTCCCTCCAAGAAGTGGTTAAAGCGAATAATCGCGACCTTGATTCTACTCATCGCATCCGTGTTTTGGGTGGATCATCACGTAGCGTCATATTCGTCTCCTTTCTGTTCATCCTCGCTCTCGGATATGCCACATGTACACGTTGGAGTTGTTTTGGGGACAAGTCCAAAGCTCTCAAATGGTCAGGATAATTTCTATTTCAAGTATAGAATTAAAGCGGCAACGGAGCTCTATTTTGCTGGGGTAGTTGACCGAATATTGGTGAGTGGAGATAATCGGACGGTTTATTACAATGAGCCTGTGGAAATGCAAAAGGCCCTTATTGAGGCAGGGATTCCCAAAGATCATATTCACTTGGATTTTGCTGGTCTACGAACCTTAGATTCTATGGTGAGATCTAAGGAGGTGTTCGGCCAAGACAGTATCGTAGTGATTAGTCAGGCTTTCCATAATGAAAGGGCCATTTATCTCGCTCGTGAAAACGGAATTAAAGCGTGGGGCTACAATGCCAAAGACGTTTCAGCCAAAATGGGCTTCAAAACGAGAACTCGCGAGTACTTTGCACGATGTAAAATGATGCTCGACCTCTATATTTTAGGAACGGATCCACGTCATTTGGGGGAACCTGTTGAAATCCCGGCCGACTAG
- a CDS encoding alpha/beta fold hydrolase: MNPLVLIHGALGCGAQLEALKSELAALTDREIWIYNCPGHGKDSSNIPENGFEMGELAINFGKFLRKNNLLGADIFGYSMGGYIALLAVRNHPERIRHILTLGTKFHWAAESAKAEVSQIIPEKIREKVPKFATYLESLHGGNWENVLRATAKLMHKLGDNPLLDDYTANFIQHPVVLARGSRDVMVSAEETQTMATSLTDATYEEIEGWPHPIQLLPTEELAAYILKKLG, encoded by the coding sequence ATGAACCCCTTGGTATTGATACATGGCGCTTTGGGATGTGGAGCCCAGTTAGAAGCTCTCAAATCCGAATTGGCAGCTCTCACCGATCGAGAAATCTGGATATATAATTGTCCGGGTCACGGAAAGGATTCTTCCAACATTCCCGAAAACGGATTTGAAATGGGAGAACTCGCGATCAACTTTGGAAAATTCCTGCGAAAAAATAACTTACTGGGAGCCGACATCTTTGGATACAGCATGGGAGGATACATTGCCCTACTTGCCGTTCGAAATCACCCTGAACGCATTCGGCACATTCTCACCTTGGGAACTAAATTTCACTGGGCAGCAGAATCGGCTAAAGCAGAGGTAAGTCAGATTATTCCTGAGAAAATACGTGAAAAGGTTCCAAAGTTCGCTACTTATCTGGAGTCGTTACACGGTGGAAACTGGGAGAACGTGCTGAGAGCTACGGCCAAGCTCATGCACAAGCTTGGTGACAATCCACTACTGGACGACTATACTGCAAACTTCATTCAGCATCCTGTTGTACTAGCCCGAGGTAGTAGAGATGTCATGGTGAGTGCAGAAGAAACTCAGACCATGGCGACTTCCTTAACGGATGCAACGTATGAAGAGATTGAAGGTTGGCCGCATCCCATTCAGCTTTTGCCTACGGAAGAATTAGCGGCCTATATTCTTAAGAAGTTAGGATAG
- a CDS encoding TerB family tellurite resistance protein, whose product MKKIWSVIGGVSGWLMGGPIGGLIGFALAELLTTDQSGPKRRAADAFRTGGRSAKDQHVQPGDFHVSLLVLSAIVIKADGVVDQRELDYVRQRFVQMFGKQKANESFEIFKTIVNKDIKVTPICEQIRRNMAHSSRLQLIYFLFGVAGADGTTDFSEVDVIRRIARNLYISDADFESIKAIFQPANNLAAAYVILEISEDASEAEIKKAYRKMAVKYHPDKLQHLGEDVQKAAQEKFIKVQEAYDAICKAKGIS is encoded by the coding sequence GTGAAGAAAATTTGGAGTGTAATTGGCGGAGTGAGCGGTTGGCTCATGGGTGGTCCAATCGGTGGTCTCATTGGATTTGCCCTAGCTGAATTGCTTACAACCGATCAAAGTGGTCCAAAACGAAGAGCGGCTGATGCCTTCCGTACTGGAGGAAGATCAGCCAAAGATCAACATGTACAACCCGGCGATTTCCATGTGAGTTTACTTGTGCTTTCTGCAATTGTCATTAAAGCAGATGGCGTAGTTGATCAAAGAGAGTTGGACTATGTACGCCAGCGTTTCGTGCAGATGTTTGGAAAGCAAAAGGCCAATGAGAGTTTTGAGATTTTTAAAACCATCGTCAATAAAGACATTAAGGTAACACCGATCTGCGAACAGATTCGTCGCAATATGGCTCACAGTAGCCGTTTGCAACTCATTTACTTCCTATTTGGAGTAGCTGGTGCAGATGGAACAACAGATTTTTCCGAAGTTGATGTGATCCGCAGAATTGCGCGAAATCTCTACATCAGCGATGCCGACTTTGAATCGATTAAGGCCATTTTCCAGCCAGCCAACAACCTCGCAGCTGCATACGTGATTTTGGAGATATCAGAAGATGCATCAGAAGCCGAAATCAAAAAGGCCTACCGTAAAATGGCGGTTAAATATCACCCCGACAAGCTTCAACATTTGGGAGAAGACGTGCAAAAAGCCGCACAGGAAAAATTCATCAAGGTTCAAGAAGCCTACGATGCGATTTGTAAAGCAAAAGGCATCAGCTAG
- the dnaG gene encoding DNA primase, giving the protein MGRISQETVEKVFDAARIEEVIGEFVNLKRAGASLKGLSPFTDEKTPSFIVSPAKQIYKDFSSGKGGTVVTFLMEHEHFTYPEALRYLARKYNIEIEEDELSTEQQEAATERESLHIISEYAQKYFEDQLWNSDEGRSIGLSYFKERGFTEETIKSFHLGYSPNGRGVFSKEALSKGYVEEFLVKSGVSIKRDNGELVDRFWGRVMFPIHSLSGRTLGFGGRVLRSDAKTAKYLNSPESEIYHKSKILYGLYQAKTHVVKADKCLLVEGYTDVISLSQAGIKNVVSSSGTALTVEQIRLVRRLTNNITILYDGDAAGIKASFRGIDLILEEGLNVRVLLFPDGEDPDSFARKHPAHELEDFINEEETDFIRFKAKLLMADAKNDPIGKANVIRDIVQSIALIPDDISRDVYLRECASIMDMEEKVLYSELAQLRKKHIDDKSKRTRSDERRMEVVRDNTPPPEVLAQMYPEAFLSDAQDSLHYKQEEAIIWILLNHAADEIRYDAEPDNPENKEKIEEPAGVFVMEELFHDGFAFENAIFQKVYNIIAKQYDEDETIPSGQEFARSEDQAIASMATDLMTERHALSDWKRKEVFVTDKIVHLSRYTMESVLRFKACKVEKLIADAKEKLRDHTVEDKTELLVQISKYTAMRNKINHQLNRVL; this is encoded by the coding sequence ATGGGTAGAATTTCTCAAGAAACCGTTGAAAAAGTATTTGATGCTGCGCGCATCGAAGAAGTAATCGGTGAGTTTGTAAACTTGAAACGAGCCGGCGCCAGCCTGAAGGGCTTGAGCCCGTTTACGGATGAGAAAACACCGAGCTTTATCGTTTCTCCAGCGAAGCAGATCTACAAAGATTTCTCTTCCGGAAAAGGGGGAACGGTTGTCACTTTTTTGATGGAACACGAGCATTTCACCTACCCAGAAGCGCTCCGTTACCTAGCTCGCAAATACAACATTGAAATTGAAGAAGACGAACTTTCTACAGAGCAGCAAGAAGCGGCTACAGAAAGGGAGAGTCTCCACATCATCAGTGAATATGCACAGAAGTATTTCGAGGACCAGCTTTGGAATAGTGATGAAGGAAGAAGCATTGGCCTGAGCTATTTTAAGGAGAGGGGATTTACCGAAGAAACCATCAAGAGTTTCCACTTGGGATATTCTCCCAACGGCAGAGGTGTCTTTAGCAAAGAAGCCCTCAGCAAAGGCTATGTAGAGGAATTCCTCGTTAAGAGTGGCGTAAGTATTAAGCGAGATAATGGTGAGTTGGTCGATCGCTTTTGGGGACGTGTCATGTTCCCTATCCATAGCCTTTCGGGTAGAACTCTGGGCTTTGGAGGCCGCGTTCTTCGCAGCGATGCCAAAACGGCCAAATACCTCAACTCTCCAGAGAGCGAAATTTACCACAAGAGTAAAATCTTGTACGGCCTTTATCAAGCTAAAACTCACGTAGTAAAGGCCGATAAATGTCTTCTTGTTGAAGGGTATACCGACGTAATCTCCCTGTCACAAGCCGGAATTAAGAACGTCGTTTCCAGTTCGGGTACTGCGCTTACGGTTGAGCAAATTCGACTGGTACGTCGACTTACCAATAATATCACCATTCTTTACGATGGCGATGCCGCAGGTATTAAAGCATCTTTCCGAGGGATAGATCTCATTTTAGAGGAGGGTTTGAACGTTCGCGTTTTGCTCTTCCCCGATGGAGAAGACCCCGATAGTTTTGCCCGAAAGCACCCCGCACATGAGTTGGAAGATTTTATCAATGAAGAAGAAACCGACTTCATTCGATTTAAGGCCAAACTCCTCATGGCTGATGCCAAAAATGACCCTATTGGGAAGGCCAATGTGATTCGAGATATCGTTCAGAGCATCGCTCTAATTCCTGACGATATCTCCAGAGATGTGTACTTACGCGAATGTGCGAGCATCATGGATATGGAGGAGAAAGTGCTCTATTCTGAGCTCGCTCAACTCCGCAAGAAACACATAGACGATAAATCCAAGCGCACCCGTTCTGACGAACGCAGAATGGAAGTGGTACGAGACAATACTCCTCCACCTGAAGTGCTGGCTCAAATGTATCCCGAGGCTTTTCTCTCAGATGCACAAGACAGCCTTCATTACAAGCAAGAAGAAGCCATCATTTGGATCTTACTCAACCACGCTGCCGACGAGATTCGCTACGATGCGGAACCCGACAATCCGGAAAACAAGGAAAAGATCGAAGAACCCGCAGGTGTGTTTGTAATGGAAGAACTCTTTCACGACGGGTTCGCCTTTGAAAACGCCATTTTTCAAAAGGTCTACAACATCATCGCAAAGCAATACGACGAAGACGAAACTATTCCTTCGGGACAAGAGTTTGCCAGATCTGAAGATCAAGCCATTGCTTCGATGGCTACCGACTTAATGACGGAACGCCATGCCTTAAGCGATTGGAAACGGAAGGAAGTATTTGTAACCGATAAAATCGTTCACCTCTCTCGATACACCATGGAGAGTGTCCTTCGCTTCAAGGCGTGCAAAGTTGAAAAACTCATCGCTGATGCCAAGGAGAAACTTCGCGATCATACGGTAGAAGATAAAACGGAGTTGCTGGTTCAAATTTCGAAATACACAGCGATGCGCAATAAAATCAATCACCAACTAAACAGGGTACTATGA